From a region of the Tursiops truncatus isolate mTurTru1 chromosome 2, mTurTru1.mat.Y, whole genome shotgun sequence genome:
- the TMX1 gene encoding thioredoxin-related transmembrane protein 1 isoform X3, protein MGAQCEVPQKVDSLVGAQLFLGIISYSLPISIQVIQSQLLSGLSGRFIISALPTVYHCKNGEFRRYQGPRTKKDFINFISEKEWKSIEPVSSWVGPGSVLMSSMSALFQLSMWIRTYHNYFIEDLGLPVWGSYTVFALATLLSGLLLGLCMIFVADCLCPSKRRRPQPYPSKKLLLESSQPLKKVEEEQEADEEDVSEEEPESKEGINTEFAQNAIRQRSVAPSLATDKSS, encoded by the exons ATGGGGGCTCAGTGTGAAGTGCCGCAGAAAGTGGATTCCCTGGTTGG AGCTCAACTATTTTTAGGTAtaatttcatattctttgcctATTAGTATTCAAGTAATTCAGAGTCAGCTTTTAAGTG GACTAAGCGGACGATTTATCATAAGTGCTCTTCCTACTGTTTATCA TTGTAAAAATGGTGAATTTAGGCGCTATCAGGGCCCAAGGACTAAGAAGGACTTCATAAACTTTATAAGTGAAAAAGAGTGGAAGAGTATTGAACCTGTTTCATCATGGGTTGGTCCAGGTTCTGTTTT GATGAGTAGTATGTCAGCACTCTTTCAGCTGTCTATGTGGATCAGG aCTTACCATAACTATTTTATTGAAGACCTTGGATTACCGGTTTGGGGATCATATACAGTGTTTGCTTTAGCAACTCTGCTTTCGGGACTATTATTAGGACTT tGCATGATATTTGTGGCAGATTGCCTTTGTCCTTCAAAAAGGCGCAGACCACAGCCATACCCTTCca aaaaattattactaGAATCTTCTCAACCTCTGAAAAAAGTGGAGGAAGAACAAGAGGCTGATGAAGAAGATGTTTCAGAAGAGGAACCTGAAAGCAAAGAAGGAATAAACACAGAGTTTGCACAAAATGCCATAAGACAACGTTCTGTGGCTCCTTCATTGGCCACAGATAAATCTAGTTAA
- the TMX1 gene encoding thioredoxin-related transmembrane protein 1 isoform X2 produces the protein MAPSGSLRIPVAVLLLLLWGAPWTHGRRSDVRIITDENWRELLEGEWMIEFYAPWCPACQNLQPEWESFAEWGEDLEVNVAKVDVTEQPGLSGRFIISALPTVYHCKNGEFRRYQGPRTKKDFINFISEKEWKSIEPVSSWVGPGSVLMSSMSALFQLSMWIRCMIFVADCLCPSKRRRPQPYPSKKLLLESSQPLKKVEEEQEADEEDVSEEEPESKEGINTEFAQNAIRQRSVAPSLATDKSS, from the exons ATGGCGCCCTCCGGGAGTCTCAGGATCCCCGTGGCAgtgctgctgctgttgctttGGGGGGCTCCCTGGACCCACGGGCGGCGGAGCGACGTGCGGATCATCACGGACGAGAACTGGAGAGAGTTGCTGGAAGGAGAGTGGATGATAGAATT TTATGCTCCATGGTGTCCTGCTTGTCAGAATCTTCAACCAGAATGGGAAAGTTTTGCCGAATGGGGAGAAGATCTTGAGGTTAATGTTGCAAAAGTAGATGTCACAGAGCAGCCAG GACTAAGCGGACGATTTATCATAAGTGCTCTTCCTACTGTTTATCA TTGTAAAAATGGTGAATTTAGGCGCTATCAGGGCCCAAGGACTAAGAAGGACTTCATAAACTTTATAAGTGAAAAAGAGTGGAAGAGTATTGAACCTGTTTCATCATGGGTTGGTCCAGGTTCTGTTTT GATGAGTAGTATGTCAGCACTCTTTCAGCTGTCTATGTGGATCAGG tGCATGATATTTGTGGCAGATTGCCTTTGTCCTTCAAAAAGGCGCAGACCACAGCCATACCCTTCca aaaaattattactaGAATCTTCTCAACCTCTGAAAAAAGTGGAGGAAGAACAAGAGGCTGATGAAGAAGATGTTTCAGAAGAGGAACCTGAAAGCAAAGAAGGAATAAACACAGAGTTTGCACAAAATGCCATAAGACAACGTTCTGTGGCTCCTTCATTGGCCACAGATAAATCTAGTTAA
- the TMX1 gene encoding thioredoxin-related transmembrane protein 1 isoform X1, which produces MAPSGSLRIPVAVLLLLLWGAPWTHGRRSDVRIITDENWRELLEGEWMIEFYAPWCPACQNLQPEWESFAEWGEDLEVNVAKVDVTEQPGLSGRFIISALPTVYHCKNGEFRRYQGPRTKKDFINFISEKEWKSIEPVSSWVGPGSVLMSSMSALFQLSMWIRTYHNYFIEDLGLPVWGSYTVFALATLLSGLLLGLCMIFVADCLCPSKRRRPQPYPSKKLLLESSQPLKKVEEEQEADEEDVSEEEPESKEGINTEFAQNAIRQRSVAPSLATDKSS; this is translated from the exons ATGGCGCCCTCCGGGAGTCTCAGGATCCCCGTGGCAgtgctgctgctgttgctttGGGGGGCTCCCTGGACCCACGGGCGGCGGAGCGACGTGCGGATCATCACGGACGAGAACTGGAGAGAGTTGCTGGAAGGAGAGTGGATGATAGAATT TTATGCTCCATGGTGTCCTGCTTGTCAGAATCTTCAACCAGAATGGGAAAGTTTTGCCGAATGGGGAGAAGATCTTGAGGTTAATGTTGCAAAAGTAGATGTCACAGAGCAGCCAG GACTAAGCGGACGATTTATCATAAGTGCTCTTCCTACTGTTTATCA TTGTAAAAATGGTGAATTTAGGCGCTATCAGGGCCCAAGGACTAAGAAGGACTTCATAAACTTTATAAGTGAAAAAGAGTGGAAGAGTATTGAACCTGTTTCATCATGGGTTGGTCCAGGTTCTGTTTT GATGAGTAGTATGTCAGCACTCTTTCAGCTGTCTATGTGGATCAGG aCTTACCATAACTATTTTATTGAAGACCTTGGATTACCGGTTTGGGGATCATATACAGTGTTTGCTTTAGCAACTCTGCTTTCGGGACTATTATTAGGACTT tGCATGATATTTGTGGCAGATTGCCTTTGTCCTTCAAAAAGGCGCAGACCACAGCCATACCCTTCca aaaaattattactaGAATCTTCTCAACCTCTGAAAAAAGTGGAGGAAGAACAAGAGGCTGATGAAGAAGATGTTTCAGAAGAGGAACCTGAAAGCAAAGAAGGAATAAACACAGAGTTTGCACAAAATGCCATAAGACAACGTTCTGTGGCTCCTTCATTGGCCACAGATAAATCTAGTTAA